In Thermobaculum terrenum ATCC BAA-798, the DNA window TTCCCTATCAGAAGCAATGGGAAAACAATTGTGGGCCAGTTACCACGAATATGGTACTTGGGTTCTATGGAATTAGATTAAGCCAGGCATACACTGCCAACAAGCTTCGCCCTCGTAGAGATGATGTTTCTGTTTCTGGCCTGGAGATGGTTAACTTCTCAAAGATCGAGTATGGTCTCCAGGGAGATGTAGGTTATAGCGGATCGCTGAGAACTATAGAGGCTCTTATCTCTAACAACATCCCGGTGATAGTCCTGCAGCCATTTAAGATAGGGTCTGATATTAACCACTTTCGAGTAGTTAGTGGATACAACAGGACAAGTCGTACCTTTGTTATACAAGACTCCATCCTTGGCAAAGACCTGATTTGGACTTACGACTATTTCTTGAACCTATGGAAACAAAGAGGAAGAATCTATATAGCAATCTATCCACCCAGTAAGGCTAAGATCGTAAAACAGATAAGGAATAGCTACGATTTGCCTAGAAAGAGACTCCAATTATCAGAGCTGGACATGGCTCAAAAAGCCGTTAGGCAAGCACCTCAGGACCCCTGGGTGTGGCTGAACCTTGGTAGAGAACTGTACTACTCAGAAAGATACAAAGACTCGTACGCAGCGTGGAACAAAGCCCTATCACTAGGACTGCCAAGAAGAGCACTCTGGTATATGCCCTGGCCCGTTTACCTGCTCAACGAGCTAGGTTTACACGAGCAGGCGATATCGCTGGCAAATCAAGCTCTTCAAACTATACCTGCTTCTTCTGAGCTTTACTATGGTCGTGCTATAGCGTACGAAGCGATCGGGAATAACCAAGCAGCCTTGAGAGATCTACGTACGGCCCTTGCCTATGCACCATACCATCCGTATTATAGACAGGCATTGAGGGAGTTTATGAGGAGGTACAGATAGGCTGTGATCTTATGCTGGATCCTTAGCTTGCTTTCAGGGGCAGGGTACATAACTTTATCTCTTCTCCAACTAATGCCACCGCTGATAAAACAAGGCCCCTGGGGCATAAAAGGGCCACTTGCAGGAGACCTTTTCGGATTACTAGCTACGAATCTCTATCTAGCGATACTCCACCTACTAATCGGCACAATAGCCCTAGCCAGCTCGAAGAGTTATAAGACTTCCCAAAACTTTTGCCTCTATGGTGGATTATTTCTCGCAGCTTTGTTCATATTTGGACAAGCAAATCAGCGTATACCGACTCTAGGTGGATATCTACCTCTAGATCTATCTCAAGATGCACTACACCTTCTAAGCTCTACTCTCCTACTTTCAGCATACATAGTTAACAAGGCCATGGGAGCAAACAATTTAGAGCAAGATATTGCTATTAGGCACGATTAGTGCTACTCCTTCATTAGAGGGTCTTAACCCTCAAAAAAACGGGAAGGAGGTGAAATCATGGCTCCCGTTCAAACATTGGCATTGGTCTTTGGAATCATCTATACGATAGTAGGCATAGCTGGGTTCATTCCTGCCCTTATTACGGGTAACCCTCCAGCTAACGCCTTAGGTCCTGAAAGTCTATCAGGTAATCTGCTTGGTATCTTCGCAATCAATCTTTACCACAGCATCGCACATCTAGTGATAGGACTGATAGGCCTAGGAGTTTACCGAAACTTCTCCGCTTCCAGGACTTATGCATTAGTAGTAGGAATCATCTATGCACTCCTCTTCATACTCGGAATTATAGGTGTAGATTTTGGTGGTCTTATTCCCATGAATATGCCGGATCATATATTGCATCTGGTAACGGCGGTAATATTCCTGGTAATTTACTATCAGTCCGCCAGGAGTGCCCCGGCAACGACCTAGGGGCGAAAGCAACATCAGGTTCCAAAGACCAGCCAGAAGGGGGTAGAGTATCTACCCCCTTCTTTCATATTCTAATGGAGGTTCGAAGGGCTTAGTCTCTAACTGAACTGAAGCACCGATAGCTTTCAGCCTTTCTATACATATAGAAATAGCTTCCGGAGACGAATCCATCCCTATCCATTGCCTCTCAAGCTTATGAGCAGCCACTAAGGTAGTGCCGGAACCACAAAATGGGTCCAGTACTATATCTCCCTTATCGCTCGAGGCGACAATTATGCGGCGCAACAGTTCTTCCGGCTTCTGGCTCGGGTAACCAGTTCTTTCAGGGGAGAGGGGATTAACTATAGGGATGAACCAAACATCATCTAGGACCTTTCCTAACGGATGCGGAGAGTAAAACTTACCAGAGCGGGCGCGTATACCTGACCGCGCGTATCCACTGGTTTTAGCATATGGTTCGCGAACCGCATCAACATTGAACTTATATTTTCTAGTTTTGTGATACACGAGAATATTGTCATGTTTATGGGGAAAATGGCGAGATCCTCTCCCACCTCCTGTATAGTGCCATATAATCTCGTTCTGAAAGTTATTGGCTCCAAAAATGTCGTCCATTAACAAACGGACGTAGTGTACACTTCGTCGATCTAGATGAAGATAAAATGTACCGTCCTCAGACAAGATCCTATGTATCTCACACAACCTCGGAGCTAGCCACTCAAGATAGTGGTCTATGCCTTGCCAGACATCATTGTATTTTCCGTTCTCATCAACCCTGATCCTATTAGTACGAAAGGGAGGGTCCGCATAAACAAGAGTAACAGATCCGCTAGCCAGCTTCTTGAGAAAAGATAAATTATCCCCAAGGTATACAGTTCCCATCGAGGGCAAGTATATACTTACGAGCGAACTTTATCTATCTCTAGGCGGCTACGCCAGTGCACCCTTTCAGCCCCCAATGTATCCACGAAGGCTTCTACTACGGACTTAAAGTACGAGCTATCGAGGAATCGATCAAAATAGTGCTGCCTATAGAGCTCTAGGCCATATCCTTTTGCCTTGGGGAAACGAATAGTATCTATGTA includes these proteins:
- a CDS encoding C39 family peptidase; amino-acid sequence: MPDSYISKPKTRDLNTLPLQRIPNSWYLSGIPYQKQWENNCGPVTTNMVLGFYGIRLSQAYTANKLRPRRDDVSVSGLEMVNFSKIEYGLQGDVGYSGSLRTIEALISNNIPVIVLQPFKIGSDINHFRVVSGYNRTSRTFVIQDSILGKDLIWTYDYFLNLWKQRGRIYIAIYPPSKAKIVKQIRNSYDLPRKRLQLSELDMAQKAVRQAPQDPWVWLNLGRELYYSERYKDSYAAWNKALSLGLPRRALWYMPWPVYLLNELGLHEQAISLANQALQTIPASSELYYGRAIAYEAIGNNQAALRDLRTALAYAPYHPYYRQALREFMRRYR
- a CDS encoding DUF4383 domain-containing protein; this encodes MLSGAGYITLSLLQLMPPLIKQGPWGIKGPLAGDLFGLLATNLYLAILHLLIGTIALASSKSYKTSQNFCLYGGLFLAALFIFGQANQRIPTLGGYLPLDLSQDALHLLSSTLLLSAYIVNKAMGANNLEQDIAIRHD
- a CDS encoding DUF4383 domain-containing protein — its product is MAPVQTLALVFGIIYTIVGIAGFIPALITGNPPANALGPESLSGNLLGIFAINLYHSIAHLVIGLIGLGVYRNFSASRTYALVVGIIYALLFILGIIGVDFGGLIPMNMPDHILHLVTAVIFLVIYYQSARSAPATT
- a CDS encoding DNA-methyltransferase translates to MGTVYLGDNLSFLKKLASGSVTLVYADPPFRTNRIRVDENGKYNDVWQGIDHYLEWLAPRLCEIHRILSEDGTFYLHLDRRSVHYVRLLMDDIFGANNFQNEIIWHYTGGGRGSRHFPHKHDNILVYHKTRKYKFNVDAVREPYAKTSGYARSGIRARSGKFYSPHPLGKVLDDVWFIPIVNPLSPERTGYPSQKPEELLRRIIVASSDKGDIVLDPFCGSGTTLVAAHKLERQWIGMDSSPEAISICIERLKAIGASVQLETKPFEPPLEYERRG